One part of the Marichromatium purpuratum 984 genome encodes these proteins:
- the bchI gene encoding magnesium chelatase ATPase subunit I: MPIPFPFSAVVAQEEMKRSLLIAAIDPSIGGVLVFGDRGTGKSTAIRGLAALLPKMRAVDCTYQCDPEASDDALCEDCRAKRAAGRTLKSRQVPVPVVDLPLGATEDRVIGALDLERALTKGEKAFEPGLLARAHRGFLYIDEVNLLEDHLVDSLLDVAASGQNLVEREGLSVRHPARFVLVGSGNPEEGELRPQLQDRFGLSVEVKTPQDLPTRMKVVRLRDAFERDPNAFVEKWKRQDGKVRRQIQKARELLPNVEVPDATLERAGELCMKLGTDGLRGELTLIRAARGLAALQGDTEVLDSHLKEVATSALRHRLRRDPLDESGSTSRVERAVAELFGE, from the coding sequence ATGCCCATCCCGTTCCCGTTTTCCGCCGTTGTCGCCCAGGAGGAGATGAAACGCTCCTTATTGATCGCTGCCATCGATCCCTCGATCGGCGGTGTACTGGTATTCGGTGACCGCGGCACCGGCAAGTCCACCGCGATCCGTGGCCTGGCCGCCCTGCTGCCGAAGATGCGCGCCGTCGATTGCACCTATCAGTGCGATCCCGAGGCCAGCGATGACGCCCTGTGTGAGGATTGCCGCGCCAAGCGTGCCGCGGGCCGGACGCTGAAGAGTCGTCAGGTGCCGGTGCCGGTGGTCGATCTGCCGCTCGGCGCCACCGAGGACCGCGTGATCGGCGCCCTCGACCTTGAGCGCGCCCTGACCAAGGGCGAGAAGGCCTTCGAGCCGGGTCTGCTGGCGCGTGCCCATCGCGGCTTCCTCTACATCGACGAGGTCAACCTGCTCGAGGACCATCTGGTCGACTCGCTGCTCGACGTTGCCGCCTCGGGGCAGAACCTGGTCGAGCGCGAGGGCCTGAGCGTCCGCCACCCGGCGCGCTTCGTGCTCGTCGGCTCCGGTAACCCCGAGGAGGGCGAGCTGCGCCCGCAGCTGCAGGACCGCTTCGGTCTCTCCGTCGAGGTCAAGACCCCGCAGGACCTGCCCACCCGGATGAAGGTGGTGCGACTGCGCGATGCCTTCGAGCGCGACCCCAATGCCTTCGTCGAGAAGTGGAAGCGCCAGGACGGCAAGGTGCGTCGCCAGATCCAGAAGGCGCGCGAGCTGCTGCCCAACGTCGAGGTGCCGGATGCGACCCTCGAGCGCGCCGGCGAGCTGTGCATGAAGCTCGGCACCGACGGGCTGCGCGGCGAGCTTACCCTGATCCGCGCCGCGCGTGGTCTGGCTGCGCTGCAGGGCGATACCGAGGTCCTCGACAGCCACCTCAAGGAGGTCGCCACCTCGGCGCTGCGTCACCGTCTGCGTCGTGACCCGCTCGATGAGTCCGGTTCCACCAGCCGGGTCGAGCGCGCCGTGGCGGAACTGTTCGGGGAATGA
- a CDS encoding Coenzyme F420 hydrogenase/dehydrogenase, beta subunit C-terminal domain, which translates to MNQSAAPVAEGPSKGMGQISLLSNDDRLKGRPRLCSDCGLCDSALKPQMTQACMFVNNQTDAIEQRLFGRSRGDGDELLFGCYRATYAARMRAPRPGAQWSGMVTTLGARLLERGEVEAVITTAAAPGTRFKAQPILARTPEEVLATAGNKPSLSPNLGLLDLVREQGIKRLAFIGTGCQVHALRAIEAELGLEALYVIGIPCSDNVSYPDLEYFLEQISRSPATVVHHEFMQDFSLWLRHEDGTVERVNYIDFPMDKLHGIFPSACLSCFDYPNALSDLTIGYMGAELGWQWVMARTERGEQMFEMLRPDLEFGTLTEGGDRTRGMPRFMERLNHPPGTGRPPLLIRKLVVWLQRNRGPRGLEFARAVIEMKLLRNLNHVRSKFERQESRVVPGFVYRALAPYAEHYRELFDRDLAPRD; encoded by the coding sequence ATGAATCAGTCCGCCGCACCCGTCGCCGAGGGCCCGTCCAAGGGCATGGGTCAGATCTCGCTACTCAGCAACGACGACCGACTCAAGGGTCGCCCCCGTCTGTGCAGCGACTGCGGGCTGTGCGACAGCGCACTCAAGCCACAGATGACCCAGGCGTGCATGTTCGTCAACAACCAGACCGACGCCATCGAGCAGCGTCTGTTCGGTCGCAGCCGTGGCGACGGCGACGAGCTGCTGTTCGGCTGCTACCGCGCCACCTATGCCGCGCGCATGCGCGCCCCGCGCCCCGGCGCGCAGTGGAGCGGCATGGTCACCACCCTCGGCGCGCGCCTGCTCGAACGCGGCGAGGTCGAGGCGGTGATCACCACCGCCGCCGCACCCGGCACCCGCTTCAAGGCCCAGCCGATCCTCGCCCGCACCCCCGAAGAGGTGCTCGCCACCGCCGGCAACAAGCCCAGCCTGTCGCCCAATCTCGGCTTGCTCGATCTGGTGCGCGAACAGGGCATCAAGCGCCTGGCCTTCATCGGCACCGGTTGTCAGGTGCACGCGCTGCGCGCGATCGAGGCCGAACTCGGGCTCGAGGCGCTGTACGTGATCGGCATCCCCTGCAGCGACAACGTCTCCTACCCCGATCTCGAATACTTCCTCGAGCAGATCTCGCGCTCGCCCGCGACCGTGGTCCATCACGAGTTCATGCAGGACTTCAGCCTCTGGCTGCGTCACGAGGACGGCACCGTCGAGCGGGTCAACTACATCGACTTTCCGATGGACAAGCTCCACGGCATCTTTCCCTCGGCCTGTCTGTCCTGCTTCGACTACCCCAACGCGCTGAGCGACCTGACCATCGGCTACATGGGCGCGGAGTTGGGCTGGCAGTGGGTGATGGCGCGCACCGAGCGCGGCGAGCAGATGTTCGAGATGCTGCGCCCCGACCTCGAGTTCGGCACCCTCACCGAAGGCGGCGACCGCACCCGCGGCATGCCGCGCTTCATGGAGCGGCTCAACCACCCGCCCGGCACCGGGCGTCCGCCGCTGCTCATCCGTAAGCTGGTGGTCTGGCTGCAGCGCAACCGTGGCCCCCGCGGGCTGGAGTTCGCCCGCGCGGTGATCGAGATGAAGCTGCTGCGCAACCTCAACCACGTGCGCAGCAAGTTCGAGCGTCAGGAATCGCGGGTGGTGCCGGGTTTCGTCTATCGCGCCCTCGCCCCCTACGCCGAGCACTATCGCGAACTGTTCGACCGCGACCTGGCCCCGCGCGACTGA
- a CDS encoding ABC transporter transmembrane domain-containing protein, giving the protein MSRSSSVAPDRPGTRDLRALARLLRFTLPYRWRLLAALAALLFAAGSVLAFGQVIRVVVDRGLSSGSAVALDRSLLLFLAVVVLTAGAMMARSYLLNWIGERVVADIRRAVFDRVLGLDVGFFETTRTGEVISRLTSDTALLQVVVGSTLAMALRTSLMMLGGIAMLAVTSPGLTGLVLLGVPLVIGPAWLLGHRVRRLSRASQDRVADVAAYVDEVIHGIRTVQACGHEPIDRRRYGEQVESAFEVARRRSLTSALLSGIATLLTFGAIGVVLWIGGHQVLDGTLSGGELSAFLFYAILVAGSVGSLSELAGQLLRGAGASERLMELLEARPAIAAPNDPVTLPRPTRGEVRFDDVRFCYPSRPDTAALEALSVVVRPGERVALVGHSGAGKSTLFQLLLRFYDPAAGAVRFDGVDLRALDPRELRGRIALVPQDPVIFAASAWENIRYGMESATDAEVRRAAEAAHAAEFLDRLPQGFDTDLGERGVQLSGGERQRIAIARTILRDPALLLLDEATSALDAESERLVQDALEELMRGRTSIVIAHRLATVRNVDRILVVDGGRIVAAGRHETLIAEGGLYARLAALQFQEPTPARAAPVV; this is encoded by the coding sequence ATGTCTCGATCATCCTCCGTCGCGCCCGATCGTCCGGGCACCCGCGATCTGCGTGCCTTGGCGCGTCTGCTGCGTTTCACCCTGCCTTATCGCTGGCGCCTGCTCGCCGCGCTCGCCGCGTTGCTGTTCGCCGCCGGGTCGGTGCTGGCCTTCGGTCAGGTGATCCGGGTGGTGGTCGATCGCGGGCTGTCGAGCGGTTCGGCGGTGGCGCTCGATCGCTCGTTGCTGCTGTTCCTCGCCGTGGTGGTGCTCACCGCCGGGGCGATGATGGCGCGCAGTTATCTGCTCAACTGGATCGGCGAGCGGGTGGTCGCCGACATCCGGCGCGCGGTCTTCGATCGGGTGCTGGGACTCGATGTCGGCTTCTTCGAGACCACCCGCACCGGCGAGGTGATCTCGCGACTGACCAGTGATACCGCGCTGCTGCAGGTGGTGGTCGGCTCGACCCTGGCGATGGCGCTGCGCACCTCGTTGATGATGCTCGGTGGCATCGCCATGCTGGCGGTGACCAGTCCGGGGCTGACCGGACTGGTATTGCTCGGGGTGCCGCTGGTGATCGGCCCGGCCTGGCTGTTGGGGCATCGGGTGCGCCGTCTCTCGCGCGCCAGTCAGGACCGGGTGGCCGATGTCGCCGCCTATGTCGACGAGGTGATCCACGGCATCCGCACCGTGCAGGCCTGTGGTCACGAACCGATCGATCGGCGTCGTTATGGCGAGCAGGTGGAGTCGGCCTTCGAGGTGGCGCGTCGGCGCTCGCTGACCAGCGCGCTGCTCTCCGGTATCGCCACTCTGCTGACCTTCGGCGCGATCGGCGTGGTGTTGTGGATCGGTGGCCATCAGGTGCTCGACGGCACTCTCAGTGGCGGTGAACTCTCGGCCTTCCTGTTCTACGCCATCCTGGTGGCCGGTTCGGTCGGCTCGCTCAGCGAGCTGGCCGGGCAGTTGCTGCGCGGCGCCGGGGCCAGCGAGCGGTTGATGGAGCTGCTCGAGGCGCGTCCGGCGATCGCCGCGCCGAACGATCCGGTGACGCTGCCTCGGCCGACGCGTGGCGAGGTCCGTTTCGACGACGTGCGCTTCTGCTATCCGTCGCGTCCAGACACCGCGGCGCTGGAGGCGCTGTCGGTGGTGGTGCGCCCGGGCGAACGGGTGGCCCTGGTGGGACACTCGGGGGCGGGCAAGTCGACCCTGTTCCAGCTGCTGCTGCGCTTCTACGATCCTGCCGCCGGGGCCGTGCGCTTCGATGGCGTGGATCTGCGCGCGCTCGATCCGCGCGAGCTGCGCGGGCGGATCGCGCTGGTGCCGCAGGATCCGGTGATCTTCGCCGCCAGCGCCTGGGAGAACATCCGCTACGGCATGGAGTCGGCGACCGACGCCGAGGTGCGGCGCGCCGCAGAGGCGGCGCATGCGGCCGAGTTCCTCGATCGTCTGCCGCAGGGCTTCGACACCGATCTCGGCGAGCGCGGAGTACAGCTCTCCGGCGGCGAGCGTCAGCGGATCGCCATCGCCCGTACCATCCTGCGCGACCCGGCGCTGCTGCTGCTCGACGAGGCGACCAGCGCGCTCGATGCCGAGAGCGAGCGTCTGGTGCAGGATGCACTCGAGGAGTTGATGCGCGGGCGCACCAGCATCGTCATCGCCCACCGGTTGGCGACGGTGCGCAACGTCGACCGCATCCTGGTGGTCGACGGTGGGCGGATCGTCGCCGCCGGGCGCCATGAGACGCTGATCGCCGAGGGTGGGCTCTATGCGCGACTGGCCGCGCTGCAGTTCCAGGAGCCGACGCCGGCGCGCGCGGCGCCGGTCGTCTGA
- a CDS encoding YbjN domain-containing protein, whose amino-acid sequence MMRIRGLLTAGLVAALWCGGALARDLVSAADPEAVLTVAKGFGSAELQTDSVGDPRIRGRMFGVIYLVTFYGCDDGKDCKDILFYAGWEQPGLTLEDVNRWNRDKRFGKAYIDDEGDAVLEFAVNLNYGVTPRNLEDTFDWWGVVLREFREEML is encoded by the coding sequence ATGATGCGTATTCGTGGACTGCTGACCGCTGGCCTGGTGGCGGCGCTGTGGTGTGGGGGCGCGCTGGCGCGTGATCTGGTGAGCGCGGCCGATCCCGAGGCGGTGCTGACGGTGGCCAAGGGCTTCGGCAGCGCCGAGTTGCAGACCGACAGTGTCGGCGACCCGCGTATCCGTGGGCGGATGTTCGGGGTCATCTATCTGGTGACCTTCTATGGCTGTGATGACGGCAAGGACTGCAAGGACATCCTGTTCTATGCCGGCTGGGAACAGCCTGGTCTGACCCTCGAGGACGTCAATCGCTGGAATCGCGACAAGCGCTTCGGCAAGGCCTATATCGACGACGAGGGCGATGCGGTGCTGGAGTTCGCCGTCAACCTCAACTACGGCGTCACCCCGCGCAACCTCGAGGACACCTTCGACTGGTGGGGTGTGGTGCTGCGCGAGTTCCGCGAGGAGATGCTCTAG
- the nudB gene encoding dihydroneopterin triphosphate diphosphatase: protein MSRLPRKRPQSVLVVICTRGGEFLMLRRARPLAFWQSVTGSLDAGESPRQAAAREVYEETGLRAGGRLIDLHQSALFPIVRAWRKRYAPNVCFNREYWFALVLETRRLVRLNPREHLEYRWVPASAAARLTASWTNRDAIRALVGTLG from the coding sequence ATGAGCCGGCTGCCGCGCAAGCGCCCGCAGTCGGTGCTGGTGGTCATCTGTACCCGCGGGGGCGAGTTCCTGATGTTGCGCCGGGCGCGTCCGCTGGCCTTCTGGCAGTCGGTCACCGGCAGCCTCGATGCCGGCGAGAGCCCGCGTCAGGCCGCCGCGCGCGAGGTCTACGAGGAGACCGGGCTGCGTGCCGGCGGGCGCTTGATCGACCTGCACCAGTCGGCGCTGTTCCCGATCGTGCGCGCCTGGCGCAAGCGGTATGCGCCCAATGTCTGCTTCAATCGCGAGTACTGGTTCGCGCTGGTGCTCGAGACCCGACGCCTGGTGCGGCTCAATCCGCGCGAGCATCTCGAGTACCGCTGGGTGCCGGCGAGCGCCGCCGCGCGGCTCACCGCCTCCTGGACCAATCGCGACGCCATCCGTGCTCTGGTCGGGACGTTGGGCTGA
- the aspS gene encoding aspartate--tRNA ligase yields the protein MRTHYCGDLNGSHDGQEVVLCGWVHRRRDHGGVIFVDLRDRDGLVQVVFDPDRAEIFARAEQVRSEFVLRVKGRVRPRPEGTVNPDLPTGEIEVLGLELEILNAAATPPIQLESHVADASEEVRLRYRYLDLRRPEMQARLRTRSQVSRVMRRFLDEHGFLDIETPILTKSTPEGARDYLVPSRTHPGEFFALPQSPQLFKQLLMMSGMDRYYQVARCFRDEDLRADRQPEFTQLDIEASFVDEETLMGLMESMIRTLFEEVNGETLPNPFPRMTYAEAMRRYGSDRPDLRVALELIDVADLMDGVDFKVFAGPAQDPEGRVAALRLPGGGSLTRKEIDGYTQFVGIYGAKGLAYIKVNEWSSKGREGLQSPILKFLPDATVEGIMARTGAEDGDLIFFGADKARVVNESIGALRVKLGEDRGLMAEGWHPLWVVDFPMFEHDPNADRWVALHHPFTAPKEEQLDSLSSDPGSCLSRAYDMVLNGTEVGGGSIRIHREAVQRQVFELLKISDEQAEERFGFLLQALKFGCPPHGGIAFGLDRLVMLMTGAQSIRDVMAFPKTQTAACLLTDAPSAVDEAQLKELALRLRQRG from the coding sequence ATGCGCACGCACTACTGTGGGGACTTGAACGGCAGCCATGACGGCCAGGAGGTCGTGCTCTGCGGCTGGGTGCATCGGCGCCGCGACCACGGCGGGGTGATCTTCGTCGATCTGCGCGACCGCGACGGCCTGGTGCAGGTGGTGTTCGACCCCGATCGCGCCGAGATCTTCGCCCGCGCCGAGCAGGTCCGCAGCGAGTTCGTGCTGCGCGTCAAGGGCCGGGTGCGGCCGCGTCCCGAGGGCACCGTCAACCCCGATCTGCCCACCGGCGAGATCGAGGTGCTGGGCCTGGAGCTGGAGATCCTCAACGCTGCGGCCACGCCGCCGATCCAGCTCGAGAGCCATGTCGCCGACGCCTCCGAGGAGGTGCGCCTGCGCTATCGCTATCTCGACCTGCGTCGCCCCGAGATGCAGGCGCGGCTGCGCACCCGCAGCCAGGTCAGCCGGGTGATGCGCCGCTTCCTCGACGAGCACGGCTTCCTCGATATCGAGACCCCGATCCTCACCAAGTCGACCCCCGAGGGCGCGCGCGACTATCTGGTGCCCAGTCGCACCCACCCCGGTGAGTTCTTCGCCCTGCCGCAGTCGCCGCAGCTGTTCAAGCAGCTGCTGATGATGTCGGGGATGGATCGCTACTATCAGGTCGCGCGCTGCTTCCGCGACGAGGACTTGCGCGCCGATCGTCAGCCCGAGTTCACCCAGCTCGACATCGAGGCCTCCTTCGTCGACGAGGAGACGCTGATGGGGCTGATGGAGTCGATGATCCGCACCCTCTTCGAGGAGGTCAACGGCGAGACCCTGCCCAACCCCTTCCCGCGCATGACCTATGCCGAAGCGATGCGTCGCTACGGCTCCGACCGCCCCGACCTGCGCGTGGCGCTGGAGCTGATCGACGTCGCCGACCTGATGGATGGCGTCGATTTCAAGGTCTTCGCCGGTCCCGCCCAGGACCCCGAGGGTCGCGTGGCGGCGCTGCGCCTGCCCGGCGGCGGCTCGCTCACGCGCAAGGAGATCGACGGCTACACCCAGTTCGTCGGTATCTACGGCGCCAAGGGGCTGGCCTACATCAAGGTCAACGAGTGGTCGAGCAAGGGGCGCGAGGGGCTGCAGTCGCCGATCCTCAAGTTCCTCCCCGACGCCACCGTCGAGGGCATCATGGCGCGTACCGGCGCCGAGGACGGCGACCTGATCTTCTTCGGCGCCGACAAGGCGCGGGTGGTCAACGAGTCGATCGGCGCGTTGCGCGTCAAGCTCGGCGAGGACCGCGGGCTGATGGCCGAGGGTTGGCACCCGCTGTGGGTGGTCGACTTCCCGATGTTCGAGCACGATCCCAACGCCGATCGCTGGGTGGCCCTGCACCATCCCTTCACCGCGCCCAAGGAAGAGCAGCTCGACAGCCTCTCCAGTGATCCGGGCAGCTGTCTGTCGCGTGCCTACGACATGGTGCTCAACGGTACCGAGGTCGGCGGTGGGTCGATCCGTATCCACCGCGAGGCGGTGCAGCGCCAGGTCTTCGAGCTGCTCAAGATCAGCGACGAGCAGGCCGAGGAGCGCTTCGGCTTCCTCCTCCAGGCGCTCAAGTTCGGCTGCCCGCCGCACGGTGGCATCGCCTTCGGTCTCGACCGCCTGGTGATGCTGATGACTGGCGCGCAGTCGATCCGCGACGTCATGGCCTTCCCCAAGACCCAGACCGCGGCCTGTCTGCTCACCGACGCCCCTTCGGCGGTCGACGAGGCGCAGCTCAAGGAGCTGGCGCTGCGGTTGCGCCAGCGCGGCTGA
- a CDS encoding FmdB family zinc ribbon protein has translation MPIYEYRCEACGHEMEAMQKISDAPLTDCPACGKSELKKQISAAGFRLKGGGWYETDFKQGKKKNLHEGSSSGSDKAA, from the coding sequence ATGCCGATCTATGAATATCGCTGCGAGGCGTGCGGACACGAGATGGAGGCGATGCAGAAGATCAGCGATGCGCCGCTGACCGACTGTCCCGCCTGCGGCAAGTCCGAACTCAAGAAGCAGATCTCCGCGGCCGGCTTCCGTCTCAAGGGCGGCGGCTGGTACGAGACCGACTTCAAGCAGGGCAAGAAGAAGAACCTGCATGAGGGCTCGAGCAGCGGTTCCGACAAGGCCGCCTGA
- a CDS encoding SDR family oxidoreductase has translation MPSTRQPSILITGCSSGIGAHCAEGLARRGWRVIASARAEADVERLTASGLEAVRIDLDDSASIAAGLEQALTLTGGRLDALFNNGAYGQPGAVEDLSRATLRAQLETNLLGWHELTCRVIPVMRRQGEGRIVHNSSILGLIPLPFRGAYVASKYALEGLTDTLRLELRGSGIEVSLIEPGPITSRFRDNAHRAFRDHIDVEHSVHRDAYVRAEQRLTKPGKAQPFTLPPEAVLRALVHAVESPRPRPRYYVTLPTHVLGGLRRILSTRALDWLLARVSRGGAG, from the coding sequence ATGCCCTCGACCCGTCAGCCCTCGATTCTCATCACCGGTTGCTCCAGCGGCATCGGCGCGCACTGCGCCGAGGGGCTGGCGCGCCGCGGCTGGCGGGTGATCGCCTCGGCACGCGCCGAGGCCGACGTCGAGCGGCTGACCGCCAGCGGTCTGGAAGCGGTGCGGATCGATCTCGACGACTCGGCGAGCATCGCCGCAGGGCTCGAGCAGGCGCTCACGCTCACTGGCGGCAGGCTCGATGCGCTGTTCAACAACGGCGCCTACGGGCAGCCCGGCGCGGTCGAGGACCTCAGTCGCGCGACGCTGCGTGCGCAGCTCGAGACCAACCTGCTCGGCTGGCACGAGTTGACCTGCCGGGTGATCCCGGTGATGCGCCGTCAGGGAGAGGGCCGCATTGTCCACAACAGCTCCATCCTCGGGCTCATCCCACTGCCCTTCCGCGGCGCCTATGTCGCCAGCAAGTATGCGCTCGAGGGTCTGACCGACACCCTGCGCCTGGAGCTGCGCGGCAGCGGCATCGAGGTCTCGCTGATCGAGCCGGGACCGATCACCAGCCGCTTCCGCGACAACGCCCACCGCGCCTTTCGCGACCACATCGACGTCGAGCACAGCGTCCATCGCGACGCCTATGTCCGTGCCGAGCAGCGCCTGACCAAGCCGGGCAAGGCGCAACCCTTCACCCTGCCACCCGAGGCGGTGCTGCGCGCACTGGTCCACGCCGTCGAGAGCCCGCGACCCCGCCCGAGATATTATGTCACCCTGCCGACCCATGTGCTCGGCGGACTGAGACGGATCCTGTCGACCCGCGCGCTCGACTGGCTGCTGGCACGGGTCTCGCGCGGCGGCGCCGGCTGA
- the greA gene encoding transcription elongation factor GreA → MTQVPLTARGAEKLREELDQLKRVERPRVIEAIAEAREHGDLKENAEYHAAREQQGFIEGRIKDIESKLSNAQIIDVTTLPRTGRVVFGATVHVLELDKDQELKYRIVGEDEADLKLGMISVSSPIARSLIGKSEGDIASVDAPGGVREFEILEVEYI, encoded by the coding sequence ATGACCCAGGTACCTCTGACCGCGAGAGGCGCTGAGAAATTGCGTGAAGAATTGGACCAGCTCAAGCGTGTCGAACGGCCGCGCGTGATCGAGGCGATCGCCGAGGCGCGCGAGCACGGCGATCTCAAGGAGAACGCCGAGTATCACGCCGCGCGTGAACAGCAGGGCTTCATCGAGGGTCGCATCAAAGACATCGAGTCGAAGCTCTCCAACGCGCAGATCATCGATGTCACCACGCTGCCGCGTACCGGTCGGGTGGTGTTCGGCGCGACCGTGCACGTGCTCGAGCTGGATAAGGATCAGGAACTCAAGTACCGCATCGTCGGCGAGGACGAGGCCGACCTCAAGCTGGGGATGATCTCGGTCTCCTCGCCGATCGCGCGCAGCCTGATCGGCAAAAGCGAGGGTGACATCGCCTCGGTCGATGCCCCCGGCGGGGTGCGTGAGTTCGAGATCCTCGAGGTCGAATACATCTGA